Genomic window (Candidatus Ozemobacteraceae bacterium):
CGGCCTGAAGATCGTCGGGTATGTCGAGCCCCGCCCGGGCGTGCCGCCGACTGGACGCGAACTCGCGATGTTGGTTTCCTCGATGAAAGCCTCCGGCGCCAGGTTGATTCTCCGCGAGCAGTATCATTCCGACCGCTTCGCCAACATGGCGGCCGGGAAGGCTGACGGGAAGGTCCTCGTGTTGCCGGCTTCTGTCGGCGCCGAGTCCGGGATCCGGACATACGCCGATCTGATCGACGCCGTCGTCCGTCGGGTTGCCGAAGGATTGAAGGAACTGCAATGAATTGGGTGGAATTCGATCGGGTCAACCTCGGCTACGGCCACCAGAGCGTTGTCGAGGAGGTGAGTTTCGCCCTTCCCGTCGGCTCTTCGGTCGGCCTCGCCGGGCCGAACGGTGCCGGCAAGACAACGGTCCTGAAAGCGATGCTGGGTCTTCTGCCGGTCAGGAGCGGCCGTATCGCCAGAGACCCGGCCTATCGCCGGGCGACGGGGTATGTCCCCCAGCGCGGAACGATAACGGAGGTGTTCCCCTTTACCCTCGAGGAGATCGTCGAGATGGGGTTGTATGGAAAGATGCGGCCCTGGGCGGTTCCGAACGGAGCGCATGCCGAGATGGTCCGTGCGACGCTCGAGCGCCTCGGTTTGGCGGCGTTCGCCGACAAGCACTTCCGTGACCTGTCGGGCGGCCAGAAACAGCGTGCGCTGCTTGCTCGAGCGCTTGTTTCCGAACCGGGCATCCTG
Coding sequences:
- a CDS encoding metal ABC transporter ATP-binding protein; translated protein: MNWVEFDRVNLGYGHQSVVEEVSFALPVGSSVGLAGPNGAGKTTVLKAMLGLLPVRSGRIARDPAYRRATGYVPQRGTITEVFPFTLEEIVEMGLYGKMRPWAVPNGAHAEMVRATLERLGLAAFADKHFRDLSGGQKQRALLARALVSEPGILVLDEPTYGLDLAQTQGFFELLASFRKERSLSLIIVSHNLHELVMHCEYLLLLHQGRLAYSGPAKALSDDLLSRIYGMEIRLQGGTPEVIHG